One Corynebacterium yudongzhengii DNA window includes the following coding sequences:
- a CDS encoding FtsW/RodA/SpoVE family cell cycle protein, with protein MTTATDTRSPNARERLGTFINYCTRQPGLDYLMIRIVVLVLVGLGVVMAFSSSMTWSVAGGETVFSSALRQTGMVAVGLVLFWVALKTPMRLVRKSAVWLLLLSIALLVAVLTPLGSGREEVGSQSWFIIGPLSLQPSELARITIVLWGATYLAGARHVRTRLSSRFVHFMGVAGFMFILIGLQGDLGMALSFAVVSGFTLLFAGVKLWIILVALAVTAVSMVGVFLGGGFRSARFHTYFDALFGNITETQSTGFQTYQGYLSLADGSLAGVGLGQSRAKWFYLPEAKNDFIFAIIGEELGLWGGALVIGLFALLGAFGLRAALRAQNQFQALLAAGLTMGVVSQAFINISYVIGLLPVTGVQLPMISAGGTSAIITIGTMGLLASVARHEPEAISAMQNYGRPLFDRLLGIGEPVPDKDTSFDAPRRAEETPRRHAAPRERRATPVTARTSATRRAGSVDTSRRTSARETSRRGAEYRYPRRPQTDTARGRRR; from the coding sequence ATGACCACCGCCACCGACACCCGCAGCCCTAACGCGCGGGAGCGCCTGGGCACCTTCATCAACTACTGCACCCGCCAGCCGGGCCTCGATTACCTGATGATCCGCATCGTCGTGCTCGTGCTCGTCGGCCTCGGCGTGGTCATGGCGTTTTCTTCCTCGATGACCTGGTCGGTCGCCGGGGGAGAGACCGTGTTTTCCTCCGCCCTGCGCCAGACCGGGATGGTCGCGGTTGGCCTCGTTTTGTTCTGGGTGGCGCTGAAGACCCCGATGCGGCTGGTGCGCAAGTCCGCGGTGTGGCTGCTGTTGCTCTCCATCGCGCTGCTGGTGGCGGTGCTCACCCCGCTGGGCTCCGGTCGCGAGGAGGTCGGCTCGCAGTCGTGGTTCATCATTGGCCCGCTGTCGCTGCAGCCCAGTGAGCTCGCCCGCATCACCATCGTGCTGTGGGGCGCCACCTACCTCGCGGGCGCGCGCCATGTGCGCACGCGCCTGTCGAGCCGCTTCGTCCACTTCATGGGCGTGGCCGGGTTCATGTTCATTCTCATCGGCCTGCAGGGCGATCTCGGCATGGCGCTGTCCTTCGCCGTGGTGTCCGGCTTCACCCTGCTTTTCGCCGGCGTGAAGCTGTGGATCATCCTCGTCGCTCTGGCGGTGACGGCCGTGTCCATGGTCGGCGTCTTCCTCGGTGGCGGTTTCCGCTCCGCGCGCTTCCACACCTACTTCGACGCTCTGTTCGGCAACATCACCGAGACCCAGTCGACGGGCTTCCAGACCTACCAGGGATACCTCTCCCTGGCGGATGGCTCCCTCGCCGGCGTGGGGCTGGGCCAGTCACGGGCGAAGTGGTTCTACCTGCCGGAGGCCAAAAACGACTTCATCTTCGCGATCATCGGCGAAGAACTCGGCCTCTGGGGCGGCGCGCTGGTCATCGGCCTGTTCGCGCTCTTGGGTGCGTTCGGGCTGCGCGCGGCGTTGCGCGCCCAGAACCAGTTCCAGGCCCTGCTCGCCGCCGGGCTCACCATGGGCGTGGTCTCTCAGGCATTCATCAACATCAGCTACGTCATCGGGCTGTTGCCCGTGACCGGCGTGCAGCTGCCCATGATCTCCGCGGGTGGTACCTCGGCGATCATCACGATCGGCACGATGGGCCTGCTCGCGTCCGTCGCCCGCCACGAGCCCGAGGCGATCTCGGCGATGCAGAACTACGGCCGCCCGCTGTTCGACCGCCTGCTGGGCATCGGCGAGCCGGTGCCGGATAAGGACACCTCCTTCGACGCTCCCCGCCGCGCGGAGGAGACGCCCCGTCGTCACGCGGCGCCGCGCGAGCGCCGCGCCACCCCGGTGACCGCGCGCACCTCGGCGACGCGGCGGGCTGGTAGCGTCGATACCTCGCGCAGGACGTCGGCACGCGAGACCTCGCGCCGCGGCGCCGAATACCGGTACCCGCGCAGGCCGCAGACCGATACCGCGCGTGGAAGGAGACGCTAA
- a CDS encoding UDP-N-acetylglucosamine--N-acetylmuramyl-(pentapeptide) pyrophosphoryl-undecaprenol N-acetylglucosamine transferase has protein sequence MNDKKTLNVLLAGGGTAGHIEPALAVGEALIQRHDAQVCALGTERGLEKTIIPARGIELHMIDPVPIPRKKPLQLLTVPGKLFHSVNQARKVIKDNDIDVVFGTGGYVAGSAYLAARTTNTPFYVLETNALAGMANKLGVRLGGTGFNAVAGSGMDGEVVGIPIRPGFGVAEDAAEIDAAREAFGLASDRRTLLVTGGSQGARSINSALLDARERLINNGWQILHAYGKKNDAPSAFKHYHPLPYIEDMASALKAADLILCRSGAMTVAEVTASRVPAVYVPLPHGNGEQGRNSAEIVASGGALTIADADLHGDRLVAEIQALDTEKLDTMEKALSQADAGNVAETLADRIASDISTD, from the coding sequence GTGAACGACAAGAAGACCCTCAACGTGCTGCTCGCCGGCGGAGGCACCGCCGGCCACATCGAGCCGGCGCTCGCGGTGGGGGAGGCCCTCATCCAACGCCACGACGCTCAAGTCTGCGCGCTGGGCACCGAGCGCGGCCTGGAGAAAACGATCATCCCGGCCCGCGGCATCGAGCTGCACATGATCGACCCGGTGCCCATCCCGCGCAAGAAACCTCTGCAGCTGCTCACAGTGCCGGGCAAGCTCTTCCACTCGGTCAACCAGGCCCGGAAGGTGATCAAGGACAACGACATCGACGTCGTCTTCGGCACCGGCGGCTACGTCGCGGGGTCCGCCTACCTGGCGGCGCGCACGACGAACACCCCGTTCTACGTGCTCGAGACCAACGCCCTGGCCGGTATGGCCAACAAGCTTGGCGTGCGCCTCGGCGGCACCGGCTTCAACGCGGTGGCCGGCTCCGGGATGGACGGCGAGGTCGTTGGCATCCCGATTCGCCCCGGCTTCGGCGTCGCCGAAGATGCCGCCGAGATCGACGCCGCCCGCGAGGCCTTCGGGCTGGCAAGTGATCGCCGCACACTTTTGGTCACCGGCGGCTCGCAGGGTGCGCGCAGCATCAACTCGGCGCTTCTCGACGCCCGCGAGCGCCTCATCAATAACGGCTGGCAAATCCTGCACGCCTACGGCAAGAAGAACGACGCGCCTTCCGCCTTCAAGCACTACCACCCCCTGCCGTATATCGAGGACATGGCCTCCGCGCTCAAGGCGGCGGATCTGATCTTGTGTCGCTCCGGGGCGATGACCGTCGCCGAGGTGACCGCTTCTCGGGTGCCGGCCGTCTACGTCCCCTTACCGCATGGCAACGGCGAGCAGGGCCGCAACAGCGCCGAGATCGTCGCCAGCGGGGGAGCGCTGACCATCGCCGATGCCGATCTGCACGGCGATAGGCTGGTCGCCGAGATCCAGGCCTTGGATACTGAGAAACTAGACACGATGGAAAAGGCCCTGTCGCAGGCCGATGCCGGCAACGTCGCCGAGACGTTGGCCGATCGCATCGCCTCCGACATCAGCACCGACTAA
- the murC gene encoding UDP-N-acetylmuramate--L-alanine ligase: MASERTVDLSRVHLIGIGGSGMSGVAHILLGRGAVVSGSDIKDSRPVRVLESAGAHVAVGHRAENLEIAGQLPTVVVTSFAAIPQDNPELAAAREKNIPVIRRSDLLAELMEGSRQVLLAGTHGKTSTTSMTVSALQSAGMDPSFAIGGQLNKAGTNAHHGTGDAFIAEADESDASLLGYRPDVAVITNIEPDHLDYFGSKEAYFQVFDDFADRVTDDGYVVVCLNDEHAAALGANALKRGITVLGYGTSAAVREHPEIPVGAEITAQEVLSAGTSVTVCVRVGDAEETVSYVLQIPGAHMVLNSAAALLAGVLTGAEPTELARGLGDFTGVRRRFEYHGTVDTGTFAGTRVYDDYAHHPTEVQAVLTAAREKVAAEDSGARVVACFQPHLYSRTIEFDEEFAAALSLADAVVVLEIFGARETPVEGITSRIITDRIDEATTEVRYEPDFSAAVETVIGVTRPGDLVLTMGAGTVTMLADEILQGLENR; the protein is encoded by the coding sequence ATGGCGAGCGAGAGAACCGTCGATCTATCCCGCGTCCACCTCATCGGTATCGGCGGCTCCGGGATGTCCGGCGTCGCCCACATCCTGCTGGGCCGCGGCGCGGTCGTCTCCGGCTCCGACATCAAAGACTCCCGCCCGGTGCGCGTCCTCGAATCCGCGGGGGCGCACGTCGCCGTCGGCCACCGCGCCGAGAACCTGGAGATCGCCGGTCAGCTGCCGACGGTCGTCGTCACCTCTTTCGCGGCGATCCCGCAGGATAACCCGGAGCTGGCTGCGGCGCGCGAGAAGAACATCCCGGTGATCCGGCGTTCGGACCTGCTCGCCGAGCTCATGGAGGGCTCGCGCCAGGTCCTGCTCGCCGGCACGCACGGCAAGACCTCGACGACGTCGATGACCGTCTCCGCCCTGCAGTCCGCCGGGATGGATCCCTCGTTCGCGATCGGCGGCCAGCTCAACAAGGCGGGCACCAACGCCCACCACGGCACCGGTGATGCGTTCATCGCCGAGGCCGACGAGTCCGACGCCTCCCTTTTGGGCTATCGCCCGGACGTGGCGGTGATCACCAACATCGAGCCCGATCACCTCGACTACTTCGGCTCGAAAGAAGCCTACTTTCAAGTCTTCGATGACTTCGCCGACCGCGTGACCGACGACGGTTACGTCGTGGTCTGCCTTAACGACGAACACGCCGCCGCGCTGGGGGCCAACGCCTTAAAGCGCGGTATCACGGTGCTGGGCTATGGCACCTCGGCGGCCGTGCGCGAGCACCCCGAGATCCCCGTCGGCGCCGAGATCACCGCGCAGGAGGTCCTGTCTGCGGGCACGTCGGTCACGGTGTGCGTGCGCGTCGGCGACGCCGAGGAGACCGTCAGCTACGTCCTGCAGATCCCGGGTGCGCACATGGTGCTCAACTCGGCGGCCGCGCTGCTCGCCGGGGTGCTCACGGGGGCTGAGCCCACCGAACTGGCCCGGGGCTTAGGGGATTTCACCGGCGTGCGCCGGCGTTTCGAGTACCACGGCACCGTCGATACCGGGACTTTTGCCGGCACGCGCGTCTACGACGACTACGCCCATCACCCCACCGAGGTGCAGGCCGTGCTCACCGCGGCCCGCGAGAAGGTCGCCGCGGAAGACAGCGGCGCGCGCGTCGTCGCCTGCTTCCAGCCGCATCTGTACTCGCGCACCATCGAGTTCGACGAGGAGTTTGCCGCCGCGCTCTCGCTGGCGGACGCCGTGGTCGTGCTCGAAATCTTCGGCGCGCGGGAAACCCCCGTCGAGGGGATCACCTCCCGCATCATCACCGACCGCATCGACGAGGCCACCACCGAGGTCCGCTACGAGCCGGATTTCTCCGCCGCGGTGGAGACCGTCATCGGGGTGACCCGCCCGGGCGATCTGGTGCTGACCATGGGCGCCGGCACCGTGACCATGCTGGCCGATGAGATCCTGCAGGGCTTGGAGAACCGATGA
- a CDS encoding cell division protein FtsQ/DivIB, with translation MTHGRVSSPEPDEPQKPPAAEEVSTNSYTGEERARLLDEHAAHQAGVQESSGSTASGAGRRGARSRMWKIIAAVVVVVVLLAAAIAALFAFPIFTVKNVAVEGNQQLEDQQIVDATGIEPGENLMQVDTTAAARGVVGMPRVREATVSRSFPSEITVTVVERRVIAWLEEGDEPTLIDDQAEAFHDGAPPESAVRLEGMDGSDTELLEGAIAIAGALSDPVGEAVEHISAESVNAYQLQLNDGRTVFWGRAVDNDNKALAVETVLQREGGEWDVSNPQMIVQR, from the coding sequence ATGACCCACGGTCGCGTCAGTTCCCCCGAACCCGACGAGCCCCAAAAGCCGCCGGCTGCGGAAGAGGTCTCAACCAATAGCTACACCGGCGAGGAGCGCGCCCGGCTTCTCGACGAGCACGCCGCCCACCAGGCGGGCGTACAGGAATCTTCCGGTTCCACGGCGTCCGGCGCGGGTAGGCGCGGCGCACGGTCGCGGATGTGGAAGATCATCGCCGCGGTGGTGGTTGTGGTGGTGTTACTCGCCGCGGCGATCGCCGCGCTGTTTGCGTTTCCGATCTTTACGGTGAAGAACGTCGCGGTCGAAGGCAACCAGCAGCTCGAGGACCAGCAGATCGTGGATGCCACGGGGATCGAGCCGGGGGAAAATCTCATGCAGGTCGATACCACGGCGGCGGCGCGCGGGGTCGTCGGGATGCCGCGGGTGCGCGAGGCGACGGTGTCGAGGTCTTTTCCTTCCGAGATCACCGTCACCGTCGTCGAGCGCCGCGTCATCGCCTGGCTGGAAGAAGGCGACGAGCCCACGCTGATCGACGATCAGGCCGAAGCCTTCCACGATGGCGCCCCGCCGGAATCGGCCGTGCGCCTAGAGGGCATGGACGGTAGCGACACCGAGCTCTTGGAGGGCGCCATCGCTATCGCCGGCGCGTTGAGCGATCCGGTGGGCGAGGCCGTCGAGCATATCTCGGCGGAGTCTGTCAACGCCTACCAGCTGCAGCTTAACGATGGCCGCACCGTGTTCTGGGGCCGGGCCGTGGACAACGACAACAAGGCGTTGGCGGTGGAGACCGTGCTGCAGCGCGAGGGTGGCGAGTGGGATGTCTCTAACCCGCAGATGATCGTGCAGCGTTAG
- the ftsZ gene encoding cell division protein FtsZ, whose amino-acid sequence MTSPNNYLAVIKVVGVGGGGVNAVNRMIEEGLKGVEFVAVNTDSQALLFSDADTKLDIGREATRGLGAGANPEVGRTSAEDHKNEIEETLKGADMVFVTAGEGGGTGTGAAPVVANVAKKMGALTIGVVTRPFSFEGKRRTRQAVEGIEQLREVCDTVIVIPNDRLLQLADGELSMMDAFRAADQVLHNGVQGITNLITIPGMINVDFADVRSVMADAGSALMGVGSSRGDDRVMDATLQAINSPLLETTMEGATGILLSVAGGSDLGLQEVHSAATVVEEKADEDVNLIFGTIIDDNLGDEVRVTIIATGFDAASNTGSPERPVGRHAQREEPQEEQKATRGSLFDDRTREEPTPAPRESSHRSGGLFTDNQRFEDTSRREALRRDDDGDDDLDVPSFMR is encoded by the coding sequence ATGACCTCCCCGAACAATTACCTCGCCGTCATCAAGGTCGTCGGTGTCGGCGGCGGTGGCGTCAACGCCGTCAACCGCATGATCGAGGAAGGCCTGAAGGGCGTCGAGTTCGTCGCGGTCAACACTGACTCCCAGGCATTGTTGTTCTCTGATGCGGACACCAAGCTCGACATCGGCCGCGAGGCCACCCGCGGTCTCGGCGCCGGCGCGAACCCGGAGGTCGGTCGCACGTCCGCAGAGGACCACAAGAACGAGATCGAAGAGACCCTCAAGGGCGCTGACATGGTCTTCGTCACCGCCGGCGAGGGCGGCGGCACCGGCACCGGCGCCGCCCCGGTCGTCGCGAACGTGGCCAAGAAGATGGGCGCGCTGACCATCGGCGTGGTCACCCGCCCCTTCTCCTTCGAGGGCAAGCGCCGCACCCGCCAGGCCGTCGAGGGCATCGAGCAGCTGCGCGAGGTCTGTGACACCGTCATCGTCATCCCGAACGACCGCCTGCTCCAGCTGGCCGATGGCGAACTGTCCATGATGGACGCCTTCCGCGCCGCCGACCAGGTCCTGCACAACGGTGTGCAGGGCATCACCAACCTGATCACCATCCCGGGCATGATCAACGTCGACTTCGCCGACGTCCGCTCCGTGATGGCCGACGCCGGCTCCGCCCTCATGGGCGTGGGCTCCTCGCGCGGCGACGACCGCGTCATGGACGCCACCCTCCAGGCCATCAACTCCCCGCTGCTGGAGACCACCATGGAAGGCGCGACCGGCATCCTGCTCTCCGTCGCCGGCGGCTCTGACCTCGGCCTGCAGGAGGTCCACTCCGCCGCCACCGTCGTCGAGGAGAAGGCCGACGAGGACGTCAACCTCATCTTCGGCACCATCATCGACGACAACCTCGGCGACGAGGTCCGCGTCACCATCATCGCTACCGGCTTCGACGCCGCCTCCAACACCGGCAGCCCGGAGCGCCCCGTCGGCCGCCACGCCCAGCGCGAGGAGCCGCAGGAGGAGCAGAAGGCCACCCGCGGCTCGCTTTTCGACGACCGCACCCGCGAAGAGCCCACCCCCGCCCCGCGCGAGTCGAGCCACCGCTCCGGCGGCCTGTTTACTGACAACCAGCGCTTCGAGGACACCTCCCGTCGAGAAGCGCTGCGCCGTGACGACGACGGCGACGACGACCTCGATGTGCCGTCCTTCATGCGCTAG
- the pgeF gene encoding peptidoglycan editing factor PgeF: MADLDNVAERPVRMVFTSRAGGASALPYDSFNLGDHVGDDPDNVAANRRRLAEILGLSPERFVWMEQLHTNTVTVVDGPQNQPVPATDAVVTTEKNLALVVLVADCVPVLLADHEAGVIGAAHAGRLGARNGIVGLTVDKMCELGARPEAIQALLGPAASGDYYEVPEEMAADVDKHLPGSATRTKKNTAGLDLRAGIIRQLMARRVTHIDADPRCTISNQDFFSHRREGTTGRQAGVIWLTGSEA; encoded by the coding sequence ATGGCTGACCTAGACAACGTCGCTGAGCGCCCTGTCCGCATGGTGTTTACCTCCCGTGCGGGCGGGGCGTCGGCGTTACCGTACGACTCTTTCAACCTCGGTGACCACGTCGGAGACGACCCCGACAACGTGGCTGCCAACCGTCGCCGCCTCGCCGAGATCCTCGGCCTGAGCCCTGAGCGTTTCGTCTGGATGGAGCAGCTGCACACGAATACCGTCACGGTTGTCGACGGCCCGCAAAATCAGCCCGTCCCCGCCACCGACGCGGTGGTCACCACCGAAAAGAACCTGGCCCTGGTGGTGCTCGTCGCCGACTGCGTGCCGGTGCTGCTCGCCGACCACGAAGCCGGAGTCATTGGGGCCGCCCACGCCGGGCGACTCGGGGCGCGCAATGGGATTGTGGGGCTGACCGTCGATAAGATGTGCGAGCTAGGCGCCCGCCCGGAGGCCATCCAGGCGCTGCTCGGGCCCGCCGCCTCGGGTGATTATTACGAGGTGCCGGAGGAGATGGCGGCGGACGTCGATAAGCATCTGCCAGGGTCGGCGACGCGGACGAAGAAGAACACCGCCGGCCTGGACCTGCGCGCAGGCATCATCCGGCAGCTCATGGCGCGCCGGGTGACGCATATCGACGCCGATCCCCGCTGCACCATTAGCAACCAGGACTTCTTTTCCCACCGCCGTGAAGGCACCACCGGCCGGCAGGCGGGGGTAATTTGGCTGACGGGGAGTGAGGCATAG
- a CDS encoding YggS family pyridoxal phosphate-dependent enzyme — protein MGRIDELRAGLERVRARISEAEKNAGRQAGSVRLLPVTKFHPVSDVELLYELGITDVGENREQEARAKAEEYPQMRFHMIGQIQSKKANAVARWAAACHSVDSEKLAGRLDLGMELALERGDRSTDQLECFIQLSADGDTARGGVTAEDVPALAEAIHAAEHLQLAGIMVVPPLDEEPGPVFQRARELADSLGEGMLLSAGMSADLEQAIAAGSDIVRVGTDILGARPQG, from the coding sequence ATGGGGCGTATCGACGAGCTGCGCGCCGGGCTCGAGCGCGTCCGCGCGCGGATCAGCGAGGCGGAGAAGAACGCCGGTAGGCAGGCCGGGAGCGTGCGACTTCTGCCGGTAACGAAGTTCCACCCCGTTTCGGATGTCGAGCTGCTCTACGAGCTCGGCATCACCGATGTCGGCGAAAACCGCGAACAGGAAGCGCGCGCGAAGGCGGAAGAGTATCCGCAGATGCGTTTCCATATGATCGGCCAGATCCAGTCGAAGAAGGCGAACGCCGTGGCGCGATGGGCGGCGGCGTGCCATTCGGTCGATAGTGAAAAGCTGGCCGGCCGGCTTGACCTCGGCATGGAACTCGCGCTCGAGCGTGGCGATCGTAGCACCGATCAGCTGGAGTGCTTCATCCAGCTCTCCGCGGATGGCGACACCGCGCGCGGGGGAGTGACCGCCGAGGATGTTCCCGCCCTCGCGGAGGCGATCCATGCTGCCGAGCACCTGCAGCTGGCGGGGATCATGGTGGTTCCTCCCCTCGACGAAGAGCCTGGGCCGGTGTTCCAGCGCGCCCGCGAACTTGCCGACTCACTGGGCGAAGGCATGCTGCTATCTGCTGGCATGTCCGCCGATCTCGAGCAGGCCATCGCCGCGGGCAGTGACATCGTGCGGGTCGGCACCGACATTCTTGGCGCGCGCCCGCAGGGCTAG
- a CDS encoding DUF3558 family protein, with translation MSRLIAIAVVAVAGSLVAACGLTGTLVNLQPRQNAAESAGETEPQELPPGFYLSGEFVELTKLDPDDKDLEPIRACEEIPPEVFEEAGIEPITGEQSNNFGMTSCGFAFIEDYETNRRITMTGGFNLVSNLVAKSATTDAEASDILPSLVTHQRHDEARTACAASLDTSRELLSVASTDSREMTSDAELCQTATSVAELIYLQLQGETYD, from the coding sequence GTGAGCCGCCTCATCGCTATCGCCGTCGTGGCCGTGGCAGGAAGTCTCGTGGCAGCCTGCGGCCTCACAGGCACCTTGGTAAATCTGCAGCCACGTCAGAATGCCGCGGAATCAGCCGGCGAGACGGAACCACAGGAGCTGCCTCCCGGGTTCTATCTCAGCGGAGAATTCGTCGAACTCACCAAGCTCGACCCAGACGATAAAGATCTAGAGCCCATCCGCGCCTGCGAAGAGATTCCACCCGAGGTCTTCGAAGAAGCCGGAATTGAACCTATAACGGGAGAACAAAGCAACAATTTCGGAATGACCAGCTGCGGTTTCGCTTTCATCGAAGATTACGAAACGAACAGGAGAATCACCATGACCGGTGGTTTTAACCTTGTCTCCAATCTTGTAGCGAAAAGCGCCACGACCGATGCCGAGGCCAGTGACATTCTGCCTTCGTTGGTTACTCATCAGAGACACGATGAAGCAAGAACAGCCTGTGCTGCCTCCTTGGACACATCGCGCGAATTGCTTTCTGTAGCGAGCACAGATTCCCGAGAAATGACTTCAGATGCGGAATTATGCCAAACAGCTACTTCTGTAGCCGAATTAATCTATCTACAACTTCAGGGGGAAACGTATGATTGA
- a CDS encoding DUF3558 family protein yields the protein MNRLIATIVATVVGSLVAACGLTGASVPGPAAQDTTDSTDETQPQELPPGFYLSGEFVELTEFDPEDPGLEPIRACEEITPEAFHEMGLELVTGEQLDSFGMTGCGVRPIDSSGSRAMISLTAGPSQVDGLVDRSAHHEWSPTPLLEDFVLLQYEHDIDSACAVSTDTSRGLLSVTYNDYSSNRSNEELCGAVIDVTEAIYQQLRGREY from the coding sequence GTGAACCGCCTCATCGCCACCATCGTTGCGACCGTAGTAGGAAGCCTCGTGGCTGCCTGCGGACTTACGGGTGCCTCGGTTCCAGGACCAGCAGCGCAAGACACCACAGATTCGACCGACGAGACACAGCCGCAGGAGCTTCCGCCCGGGTTCTATCTCAGCGGAGAATTCGTCGAACTCACAGAGTTCGACCCAGAGGATCCGGGACTCGAACCCATCCGGGCCTGCGAAGAGATCACACCAGAAGCTTTCCACGAAATGGGCTTAGAACTGGTCACAGGAGAGCAGCTAGACAGCTTCGGAATGACTGGATGCGGAGTACGACCAATAGACTCATCTGGATCTAGAGCAATGATTTCACTGACAGCCGGCCCCAGTCAGGTGGACGGCTTAGTGGACAGAAGTGCGCACCACGAATGGAGCCCAACTCCTCTTTTGGAAGATTTCGTGCTCCTTCAGTACGAACACGATATAGATTCTGCCTGCGCTGTTTCTACCGACACCTCACGGGGGCTTCTCTCAGTGACCTACAACGACTACTCGTCAAACCGTTCGAATGAAGAGCTCTGCGGAGCTGTCATCGACGTCACTGAAGCCATCTACCAACAACTACGGGGAAGGGAGTACTAG
- a CDS encoding cell division protein SepF codes for MSLFKDAKEFFGLAPMDAERDDAYYDDEPRYADDGAAAYAPRYDRRTSDYSREPRPSYRASAPAPAPVSNSFVPAVVTVEPRSYSEAAQIGEPFRDGDAVIFELTTADKAVAKRIIDFAAGLCFASHGDMHKLNRGLNTDRLVFAVVPDNADITVNELQQAAGLAR; via the coding sequence ATGTCTCTGTTCAAGGATGCCAAGGAGTTCTTCGGACTCGCGCCGATGGACGCGGAGCGCGACGATGCCTACTACGACGATGAGCCGCGCTACGCGGACGACGGTGCCGCCGCCTACGCGCCGCGCTACGACCGTCGCACCAGCGACTACAGCCGTGAGCCGCGTCCGTCCTACCGGGCATCCGCCCCGGCGCCGGCACCGGTGTCGAACTCCTTCGTTCCTGCCGTCGTGACCGTGGAGCCGCGCTCTTACTCCGAGGCCGCTCAGATCGGTGAGCCGTTCCGTGACGGCGATGCTGTCATCTTTGAACTGACCACGGCGGACAAGGCCGTCGCCAAGCGAATCATCGACTTTGCCGCCGGCCTGTGCTTCGCCTCCCACGGCGATATGCACAAGCTCAACCGCGGCCTCAACACCGACCGCCTCGTGTTCGCCGTCGTTCCGGACAACGCGGACATCACCGTCAACGAGCTTCAGCAGGCCGCCGGTCTCGCCCGCTAA
- a CDS encoding YggT family protein gives MILTGTVILILLRLYTLVLIARIITEMIQSFSKQFRPPRWFAVAAEPIFLITDPPVKLLRRLIPPLRTGNVGIDVSVIVLFIILIVIQAIVMAVFF, from the coding sequence ATGATCCTTACCGGAACCGTCATCCTGATTCTCCTGCGTCTGTACACACTTGTGCTGATCGCGCGGATTATCACTGAGATGATTCAGAGTTTCTCGAAGCAGTTCCGCCCGCCCCGTTGGTTCGCCGTCGCGGCCGAGCCCATCTTCCTTATCACCGATCCACCAGTGAAGCTTTTGCGTCGCCTGATACCCCCGCTGCGTACCGGGAACGTTGGCATCGATGTATCGGTGATTGTGCTGTTCATCATCCTGATCGTTATCCAGGCGATCGTAATGGCAGTCTTCTTCTGA